In the Leptospira limi genome, one interval contains:
- the nadA gene encoding quinolinate synthase NadA, whose protein sequence is MSLVTNDQLVQKLNPIYLPHEIEERILPLAEEINRLKKEKNAVILGHNYMTPDVFWGVSDIIGDSLYLSKMAKETTASMILFNGVHFMAETAKILSPEKKVLIADPKAGCSLAESITREDVKALKAKYPGVPVVTYVNCSAEVKAETDVCCTSANAVQIVNAVEGDTVIFLPDEYLAGNVRNQTTKTIISHPGRCMVHEMYTPEDIRSTKRLFPGGVTVITHPECHEDVVKEADFSGSTSQMVDFIRKSKTDKIMLVTECSMGDNLRAEFPEKEFVSTCQTCPHMKKITLEKVRDALLKEQFEIFLDAEVISLAQKSVNRMLELSYKK, encoded by the coding sequence ATGTCACTAGTCACAAATGACCAATTGGTTCAAAAATTAAATCCCATTTACCTTCCTCATGAAATTGAAGAACGCATACTTCCATTGGCGGAAGAAATTAACCGTTTGAAAAAAGAAAAAAATGCCGTGATCCTTGGTCATAATTATATGACACCCGATGTATTTTGGGGAGTGTCCGATATCATTGGTGATTCTTTGTATCTTTCCAAAATGGCGAAAGAAACAACCGCCTCAATGATATTGTTTAATGGAGTACATTTTATGGCTGAAACTGCCAAAATTTTATCTCCTGAAAAAAAAGTACTCATTGCTGATCCCAAAGCAGGTTGTTCTCTTGCTGAATCCATCACACGCGAGGATGTCAAAGCGTTAAAAGCAAAATACCCTGGTGTACCTGTAGTTACGTATGTGAATTGTTCGGCGGAAGTGAAGGCAGAAACGGATGTTTGTTGTACTTCAGCAAATGCCGTACAAATTGTAAATGCTGTGGAAGGGGATACGGTTATCTTTTTACCGGATGAATACTTAGCAGGCAATGTTCGCAACCAAACGACTAAAACAATCATCTCACATCCTGGCAGATGTATGGTTCACGAAATGTACACTCCAGAAGATATCCGCTCCACAAAACGTTTGTTTCCTGGTGGAGTCACTGTCATTACTCACCCTGAATGCCATGAAGATGTCGTTAAAGAAGCAGATTTTTCTGGTTCGACCTCGCAGATGGTTGATTTCATTCGGAAGAGTAAAACTGATAAAATCATGTTAGTGACAGAATGTTCGATGGGAGATAATTTACGTGCTGAATTCCCTGAAAAAGAATTTGTCTCTACATGCCAAACATGCCCTCACATGAAAAAAATTACTTTGGAAAAAGTAAGAGATGCATTACTAAAAGAACAATTTGAAATCTTTTTGGATGCAGAAGTGATTTCACTTGCCCAAAAATCTGTAAATCGTATGTTAGAGTTGAGTTATAAAAAATAA
- the ispF gene encoding 2-C-methyl-D-erythritol 2,4-cyclodiphosphate synthase — protein MFKVGNGIDFHKLIHEPFRPLVLAGVEVKSEFAFLGHSDADVILHAVADAILGALALGDIGVHFPDTDPQYKNMKSSVIIDKCLELLEEKKFKLINVDCTYVGDHPKINPIRAELNASLAKITKLPLDCVSIKATTSEGMGALGRSEGVMVMATVLIESTKTHH, from the coding sequence ATGTTTAAAGTTGGAAACGGAATCGATTTTCATAAATTAATCCATGAACCATTTCGCCCCCTTGTCCTTGCGGGTGTGGAAGTGAAATCGGAATTTGCTTTTTTGGGTCATAGTGATGCGGATGTAATTTTACATGCAGTGGCAGATGCTATTTTAGGTGCATTGGCCCTTGGTGATATTGGGGTTCATTTCCCTGACACCGACCCACAGTATAAAAATATGAAATCCTCTGTGATCATTGATAAATGTTTAGAACTCCTAGAGGAAAAAAAATTCAAACTCATCAATGTAGATTGTACATATGTTGGTGATCATCCTAAAATAAATCCCATCCGTGCTGAACTCAATGCATCTTTGGCGAAAATCACAAAACTTCCGTTAGACTGTGTTTCCATTAAGGCGACAACTTCGGAAGGGATGGGAGCTTTAGGTAGAAGTGAAGGTGTGATGGTGATGGCAACTGTGCTCATCGAGAGCACAAAAACACACCATTAA